A part of Tenrec ecaudatus isolate mTenEca1 unplaced genomic scaffold, mTenEca1.hap1 Scaffold_252, whole genome shotgun sequence genomic DNA contains:
- the LOC142436388 gene encoding translationally-controlled tumor protein-like, translating into MIIYRDLISRDELFSDMYKIWEITGGLCLEVEGTMVRRAQGHIYDALIGGNASAEGTEGDGPEHKVVTDVDIVMNHHLQETSFTKEAYKRYIKDYMKSLKGKLEERKPERMKPFMTANFKKYQFFQGENTIPDGMVALLDYCEGGGTPYMIFFKDGLEMEKC; encoded by the coding sequence ATGATCATCTACCGGGACCTCATCAGCCGAGATGAGCTGTTCTCTGACATGTACAAGATCTGGGAGATCACGGgcgggctgtgtctggaagtggagggCACCATGGTCCGCAGGGCCCAAGGCCACATCTATGACGCGCTCATCGGCGGCAACGCGTCCGCCGAAGGCACCGAGGGCGACGGGCCCGAGCACAAGGTGGTCACCGACGTGGACATCgtcatgaaccatcacttgcaggaGACCAGCTTCACCAAGGAGGCCTACAAGAGGtacatcaaggactacatgaaatccCTCAAAGGCAAGCTGGAGGAGCGGAAGCCGGAACGCATGAAGCCCTTTATGACCGCCAATTTCAAGAAGTACCAGTTCTTTCAGGGCGAGAACACGATTCCCGACGGCATGGTGGCCCTGCTGGACTACTGCGAGGGCGGCGGGACCCCGTACATGATCTTCTTCAAGGACGGCTTAGagatggagaagtgctga